A window from Sinanaerobacter sp. ZZT-01 encodes these proteins:
- the spoIIR gene encoding stage II sporulation protein R: MRSRKKRIQILFLVLLCLFAYTTWNIQKRMQSSMSNEDFIRFHVIANSDSEGDQALKREVRDQLLKKINEELVQEAIAQADDEAKEVSLTLGDSRAYIESHLRDIEQAAESVIKEEGYTYKVTAALGNRWVPKKSYGNVTFPAGNYEALNVSIGEAEGQNWWCVLFPPLCLIGAQAPEELDSDLVPVVQVDPKVAQIYREALTDKKYSELIEAATDPKKKPKTLKLKFKTLEMMKID; encoded by the coding sequence ATGCGGTCAAGGAAAAAGCGAATACAAATATTGTTTTTAGTTTTACTTTGCCTGTTTGCCTATACAACATGGAATATACAAAAAAGGATGCAGTCATCTATGAGTAATGAAGATTTTATACGTTTTCATGTCATTGCAAACAGTGATAGCGAAGGAGATCAAGCACTAAAAAGAGAAGTGAGAGATCAGCTTCTGAAAAAAATCAATGAAGAACTTGTTCAAGAAGCAATTGCACAAGCGGATGATGAGGCAAAAGAAGTTTCATTAACCTTAGGAGATTCGAGAGCTTACATTGAGAGCCATTTAAGAGACATTGAACAGGCGGCAGAAAGTGTGATAAAAGAAGAAGGATACACATATAAAGTAACCGCTGCACTGGGAAATCGATGGGTGCCGAAAAAAAGCTATGGAAATGTAACTTTTCCAGCTGGTAACTATGAAGCACTTAATGTAAGTATTGGAGAAGCCGAAGGTCAAAATTGGTGGTGTGTACTTTTTCCACCCTTATGTCTGATCGGAGCACAAGCACCTGAAGAGCTGGATAGTGACTTAGTTCCGGTAGTCCAGGTTGATCCGAAAGTAGCTCAGATTTATCGCGAGGCTCTAACAGATAAAAAATATAGTGAATTGATTGAAGCAGCAACAGATCCAAAAAAGAAACCAAAAACTTTAAAATTAAAATTTAAAACTCTGGAAATGATGAAAATTGATTAA
- a CDS encoding dicarboxylate/amino acid:cation symporter, whose protein sequence is MMTLKKQTFWKNYRFPLILLSGIIIGSIIGLIMGEKAVVLKPFGQVFINLMFTAVVPLVFITISSAVGSMLNMKRLGKILGNMLLVFCVTGIIASIIIITVVSIFPPAAGANIALEAAEELETIDLGEQIVKAITVPDFVGLLSKANMLPLIVFSILFGYCVSTTGGEENKVAKGLDALSKIFMKLIGIIMLYAPIGLGAYFAALIGEFGPQLLGAYMKAMLIYYPVCFLYFIVAFAGYSYFAGGKEGTTACFRNIMPPAVTAFATGSSIATLPVNLKAAQKIGVPKDIREIILPIGATMHMDGTCLSSILKISFLFGVFGQEFAGIGTFATAIIISVLGGVVMSGVPGGGLIGEMLIVNLYGFPPEAFPIIATIGFLVDPPATMVNASGDTVSSMMVTRLVEGKEWMKKNRETEIDEVA, encoded by the coding sequence ATGATGACCTTAAAAAAGCAAACTTTTTGGAAAAATTATCGATTTCCACTTATATTACTTTCAGGTATTATCATTGGAAGCATAATCGGCCTTATTATGGGGGAAAAAGCCGTTGTGCTGAAGCCTTTTGGGCAGGTGTTTATTAATTTAATGTTTACTGCCGTTGTCCCTTTAGTTTTTATTACAATAAGCAGTGCGGTTGGAAGCATGCTGAATATGAAGCGATTGGGAAAGATTTTAGGAAATATGCTCCTAGTATTTTGTGTCACTGGTATCATTGCATCCATTATTATCATTACGGTTGTAAGCATTTTTCCACCAGCAGCTGGAGCTAATATTGCATTGGAAGCAGCCGAAGAGTTAGAGACGATCGATCTTGGAGAACAGATTGTAAAGGCAATTACTGTACCGGATTTCGTAGGTCTCTTATCAAAGGCGAATATGCTGCCGTTGATTGTCTTTTCTATTCTGTTTGGATATTGTGTCAGTACGACAGGAGGAGAAGAAAATAAGGTCGCAAAAGGATTAGACGCTTTATCGAAAATTTTTATGAAACTGATCGGTATCATCATGCTTTATGCTCCTATTGGACTGGGTGCTTATTTTGCAGCCTTAATCGGCGAATTCGGACCACAGCTTTTAGGTGCTTATATGAAAGCGATGTTGATCTACTATCCGGTTTGTTTTCTTTACTTTATTGTTGCGTTTGCTGGCTATTCTTATTTCGCAGGAGGAAAAGAAGGAACAACAGCTTGTTTTAGAAACATTATGCCACCGGCTGTTACAGCTTTTGCAACAGGAAGCTCGATTGCGACACTACCAGTTAACTTAAAAGCTGCACAAAAAATAGGTGTGCCAAAAGATATTCGTGAAATTATATTACCGATTGGCGCGACCATGCATATGGACGGAACCTGCCTGTCTTCTATCTTGAAGATTTCGTTTTTATTTGGTGTCTTTGGGCAAGAATTTGCAGGCATTGGAACATTTGCAACAGCAATTATCATATCAGTTCTCGGTGGAGTTGTCATGTCAGGGGTACCGGGAGGCGGTTTGATTGGAGAAATGCTGATTGTAAATCTTTACGGATTTCCGCCAGAAGCATTTCCTATTATCGCAACCATTGGTTTTTTAGTCGACCCGCCGGCTACTATGGTAAATGCGTCCGGGGATACGGTTTCTTCGATGATGGTGACAAGACTTGTGGAAGGAAAAGAGTGGATGAAAAAAAATAGGGAAACGGAAATAGATGAAGTAGCATAG
- a CDS encoding D-alanyl-D-alanine carboxypeptidase family protein has product MNRKIIRTTLSLMLILTLFCGMTTFAFAGSSYTAVPKNVAVVMDDKTENFAGYNVGGQNYFRLRDFAELLNGSEKQFNITYDNQYKAIQLWKGKAYTANGEQKQVKNLINKEARSISSKLLLDNKRIKFTAYSIEGESYFRFCDIMQIFDVYAAYDYSAEAILIDPKKDYTVQFQNTVESGYFDFLHGALLGNSDTGEILYSNNSDQKVSIASTSKLMTYLLIREAVKEKKISWDDEVVLSKTAEAYSLSEDGVVPMKAGQKVKLQDLVEAMLIVSSNESATALAEHLYGSEEKFTQRMNQRASELGLLSAEFYNPHGLPIYTPDVLSSKKQNRMSAKDLFELSRYIINHYPEVLAITEKVQLSEGSLNFTDENTNRLLFQMDGVDGLKTGTTNRAGCCLIATMPVKNGAAETRIIAIVLGAEDSTERAEKTGVLLQYGEEYYSQ; this is encoded by the coding sequence ATGAATAGAAAAATAATACGCACTACATTATCTTTGATGCTGATTTTGACTTTATTTTGTGGAATGACGACGTTTGCTTTTGCTGGAAGTTCCTATACAGCAGTGCCTAAAAATGTGGCAGTAGTTATGGATGACAAGACTGAAAACTTTGCAGGATATAACGTAGGGGGGCAGAATTACTTTAGGCTGAGAGACTTTGCGGAGTTGCTAAATGGAAGTGAAAAACAGTTTAATATTACATATGATAATCAATATAAAGCAATTCAGCTATGGAAAGGAAAGGCGTATACAGCAAATGGAGAGCAAAAACAGGTAAAAAACCTTATTAACAAAGAGGCACGGTCGATTTCTTCGAAACTTTTACTAGATAACAAACGCATTAAGTTTACTGCATACAGTATTGAAGGAGAAAGCTATTTCAGATTCTGTGATATCATGCAAATTTTTGACGTATATGCCGCCTATGACTATAGCGCAGAAGCGATTCTGATCGACCCGAAAAAAGATTATACCGTACAATTCCAAAATACAGTAGAGAGCGGATATTTTGATTTTTTACACGGGGCACTGCTTGGAAATTCTGACACAGGAGAAATTCTCTATTCAAATAATTCAGATCAAAAAGTATCAATCGCAAGTACATCAAAACTTATGACCTATCTGCTGATTCGAGAAGCGGTAAAAGAAAAGAAAATTTCTTGGGATGATGAAGTCGTTCTCTCCAAAACAGCTGAAGCCTATTCTCTGTCGGAAGATGGAGTTGTCCCTATGAAAGCGGGACAGAAAGTTAAATTACAGGATTTGGTAGAAGCTATGCTGATCGTTTCAAGTAACGAATCAGCTACGGCGCTTGCAGAACATTTATATGGATCAGAGGAAAAATTTACGCAGCGTATGAACCAGAGAGCGAGCGAATTAGGGCTGCTGAGTGCAGAATTTTATAATCCACATGGCCTTCCTATTTATACCCCGGATGTCCTTTCATCAAAGAAGCAGAATCGAATGAGTGCAAAGGACTTATTTGAGTTGAGCCGATACATCATCAACCATTATCCGGAAGTCCTTGCTATTACTGAAAAAGTACAGCTGTCTGAAGGAAGTTTAAATTTCACAGATGAAAATACCAACCGCTTATTATTCCAAATGGATGGTGTAGACGGATTGAAAACAGGAACGACAAATCGGGCGGGATGCTGCTTGATTGCGACAATGCCAGTAAAAAATGGTGCTGCAGAAACGAGAATCATTGCCATTGTTTTAGGTGCAGAGGACAGCACAGAACGTGCGGAAAAAACAGGCGTATTATTACAGTACGGTGAGGAGTATTATAGCCAATAG
- a CDS encoding PatB family C-S lyase, whose translation MKYNFDKIIDRSEQHAAKYDERFKKFGRDDIIPLWIADMDFETAQPIIDAVKKRANQGIYGYTSRPSSYYESICQWQRRHHNWEIDPNQISFAPGIVPALSELVHEFTEPGDAVLIQTPVYPEFYDVIEAWKDRKVIENQLIEENGSYTMDFSDLEEKLKRKPKLFLFCSPHNPVGRVWKKEELERMTGLCIRHEVPIVSDEIHSDLLLWGSEHIPTATISKEVAGQTISCISSTKSFNLAGLQAASIIFPNKEWKNRFDSFWGGLDIHRNNCFSLVAIEAACRHGDEWLQQLLVYVEENMLFVREFLHTEIPEIKVSLPEATYLLWLDCRELMDYKNLWSFMIHEAKIGLNNGADFCRSLDGYLRMNVACPRVVLKRALEQLREAVQQLHMR comes from the coding sequence ATGAAATATAACTTTGATAAAATAATTGATCGCAGCGAGCAGCATGCAGCAAAATATGATGAACGCTTCAAAAAATTCGGGCGGGATGATATCATCCCGCTTTGGATTGCCGATATGGATTTTGAAACAGCACAGCCTATCATAGATGCAGTAAAAAAGCGAGCGAATCAAGGAATTTATGGATATACTTCCCGCCCAAGTTCCTATTACGAATCCATATGTCAATGGCAGAGGCGACATCACAATTGGGAGATTGATCCAAATCAAATTAGTTTTGCACCAGGGATTGTTCCGGCGCTATCAGAACTGGTACATGAATTTACGGAACCGGGAGATGCTGTGCTTATACAGACACCGGTATATCCTGAGTTTTATGATGTCATTGAGGCTTGGAAAGACCGTAAGGTCATAGAAAACCAGCTTATCGAAGAAAATGGATCTTACACGATGGATTTTTCAGACTTGGAAGAAAAGTTGAAACGGAAGCCGAAGCTATTTCTATTTTGCAGTCCGCATAATCCGGTCGGACGGGTATGGAAGAAGGAAGAACTGGAGCGCATGACGGGGTTGTGTATTCGCCATGAGGTACCGATTGTGTCAGATGAAATTCATTCTGACCTTTTGCTTTGGGGAAGCGAGCATATTCCGACGGCAACGATCTCAAAGGAGGTAGCGGGGCAAACTATCAGCTGTATTTCTTCCACTAAAAGCTTTAACTTGGCTGGATTACAGGCAGCATCCATTATTTTTCCAAACAAAGAGTGGAAAAATCGTTTTGATTCTTTTTGGGGTGGCTTAGATATTCACAGAAATAATTGTTTTAGTTTAGTTGCGATAGAAGCAGCGTGTCGTCATGGTGACGAATGGCTGCAACAGCTGCTTGTGTATGTAGAGGAAAACATGTTGTTTGTAAGAGAATTTTTACATACAGAAATCCCGGAAATAAAGGTAAGTCTGCCGGAAGCGACCTATTTGCTTTGGCTGGATTGCAGAGAACTGATGGATTATAAAAATTTATGGAGCTTTATGATTCACGAAGCAAAAATTGGATTAAATAATGGAGCTGATTTTTGCCGCAGTCTCGATGGCTATCTGCGCATGAATGTCGCTTGCCCGCGTGTTGTTTTGAAGCGTGCGTTAGAGCAGCTTAGAGAAGCAGTTCAACAATTACATATGCGGTAA
- a CDS encoding sigma-54 interaction domain-containing protein — MIGNSQLLQLITDHLEDGIIFVDKEHKIRLFNQKAKGITGIIFDKYASHEAGKIESGDIVILADNAIGKDDGDLSPKDLSLLNILDSDIRANDCILGIGVYGNPEIQPVYKYLRGANLNEDFVLEANYLGFQIQVLIEPIKKKMHIRVNGDSYSVSFLDSFGHMVIIDGKSGSIKFFQAKGYTIRKESIKEILHDREFLSKGSKREDLNVIGTKIDDLFEKGKLLQSIGTVLSGKEHLIPNDFFEINKRLVLCSIRAIQDEQGIQGVLLNIQDVSELEKLLDDRNQILMEVEKSYTNRPSMYGDLSKDLFPRFVGNSHLMVQLKYLAHKASKTKFNVIITGESGTGKSLLARLIHEENNKSSPFIEVNCNAIAPTLFESELFGYVGGAFTGALSSGRSGYFENANGGTIFLDEIGDLPLEIQVKLLYVLQNKIIYRVGSAKPIPIDVRVIAATNKNLEEEVVKGTFRQDLYYRINVFPIVIPPLREHKSDLYMLINKILNKICVRYDLSPKQLSGEALDKLLRYSWPGNVRELENIIERAITLCETNWIYPEHINIKGSYTIGTSMREQMQEAEKKILKEALVRANGNKIQAMQDLDMSKSVFYEKLKKYFISI; from the coding sequence ATGATTGGAAACTCTCAATTGCTCCAGCTCATTACCGATCACTTGGAAGACGGTATCATATTTGTAGACAAAGAGCATAAAATACGTCTTTTTAACCAAAAAGCAAAGGGAATCACGGGGATTATTTTTGATAAATATGCATCCCACGAAGCGGGTAAAATTGAAAGCGGAGATATCGTTATTCTTGCAGATAATGCAATCGGAAAGGATGACGGTGATTTATCACCGAAGGACTTATCGCTGCTTAACATTTTGGATTCGGATATTCGAGCAAATGATTGTATCCTTGGCATTGGTGTTTATGGAAACCCTGAAATTCAGCCTGTTTATAAATATCTTCGCGGTGCGAATTTAAATGAGGACTTTGTATTAGAAGCAAATTATTTGGGCTTTCAGATTCAGGTGCTGATCGAACCGATTAAGAAAAAGATGCACATTCGAGTAAACGGAGATTCCTACAGTGTTTCTTTCTTAGATTCGTTCGGCCATATGGTGATTATCGATGGAAAAAGCGGAAGTATAAAATTTTTTCAGGCGAAAGGTTATACCATAAGAAAAGAGTCCATTAAAGAAATTTTACATGATCGTGAATTTCTTTCAAAAGGAAGCAAAAGAGAGGACCTTAACGTCATTGGAACGAAGATTGATGACCTTTTTGAAAAAGGGAAATTGCTTCAAAGCATAGGAACCGTTTTGTCTGGAAAAGAACATCTTATTCCCAATGATTTTTTTGAAATTAATAAACGTTTAGTATTGTGTTCAATCAGGGCGATTCAGGATGAGCAAGGGATACAAGGCGTTCTTCTTAATATACAGGATGTATCCGAGCTGGAAAAGCTTTTGGATGACCGCAATCAAATTTTAATGGAGGTTGAAAAAAGTTATACGAACCGTCCGTCAATGTATGGAGACCTTTCAAAAGATCTCTTTCCTCGTTTTGTCGGTAACAGTCATTTGATGGTGCAGCTGAAATATTTAGCGCATAAGGCATCTAAAACAAAATTTAATGTAATCATTACGGGTGAAAGCGGAACCGGAAAATCTTTATTGGCCCGTTTGATTCACGAAGAAAATAATAAATCCTCTCCGTTTATAGAAGTGAACTGTAATGCCATTGCACCGACTCTTTTTGAAAGTGAGCTGTTCGGTTATGTAGGAGGTGCTTTTACCGGAGCACTGTCTTCCGGACGTTCCGGATACTTTGAGAATGCGAATGGAGGTACCATCTTCTTGGATGAAATCGGAGACCTTCCTCTTGAAATTCAAGTGAAACTTTTATATGTTCTGCAAAATAAGATCATTTATCGAGTAGGTTCTGCAAAGCCGATTCCGATTGATGTCAGAGTCATTGCAGCAACAAATAAAAATCTTGAGGAGGAAGTAGTAAAGGGAACGTTTCGTCAAGACCTTTACTATCGAATCAATGTATTTCCGATTGTGATTCCGCCTTTGCGTGAGCATAAGTCAGACCTTTATATGCTGATTAATAAGATTTTAAATAAAATTTGTGTGCGTTATGATTTATCTCCAAAGCAATTGTCGGGAGAAGCGCTTGATAAGCTACTCAGGTATAGCTGGCCCGGAAATGTCCGAGAGCTGGAAAATATCATTGAGCGGGCTATTACGCTGTGTGAAACCAATTGGATTTACCCGGAACACATCAATATTAAGGGTTCTTATACGATTGGAACTTCTATGCGTGAACAGATGCAGGAAGCAGAGAAAAAAATATTAAAAGAAGCACTGGTTCGGGCGAACGGAAATAAGATTCAAGCAATGCAGGATTTAGATATGTCAAAATCCGTTTTTTATGAAAAATTGAAAAAATACTTCATATCAATTTAA
- the lysA gene encoding diaminopimelate decarboxylase, with the protein MNKDVKAGVLHFDGCNTVDLAEKYGTPLYVYSENGLLEKMNELKDDFLKPYPNTRVAYACKAFCTKALLQILKREGMCIDVVSGGELYTAMAVGYPAEKIEFNGNNKLRSEIEMAVDYGIGRIIIDGLHELALIDEVCKEKQKKMKVLYRITPGVKSDSHDYIVTGKKDSKFGIPLDDEVIYPAIQEAIQCESVDFLGFHFHVGSQILDNQSHLAALETLLNLVKGTKEKFGYEISELNIGGGYAICYTDQNPERYAYYLDPMMKRIEEFSKANGMNRPAVVIEPGRSVVGEAGIMLYTIGEIKDIKGIRKYVSVDGGMTDNIRPALYQAEYDGVIANKAEETKDDLVTICGKCCESGDILIRDIKMPVAKKGDILAVFSTGAYGYSMASNYNKNPIPAVVLVKDGKSQLIVKRQSYEDMIQNELSLED; encoded by the coding sequence ATGAATAAAGATGTAAAAGCAGGCGTATTACATTTTGACGGATGCAATACGGTAGATTTGGCTGAAAAATATGGAACGCCGCTCTATGTGTACTCGGAAAATGGCCTTTTAGAAAAGATGAATGAATTAAAAGATGATTTTTTGAAGCCATATCCCAACACACGTGTGGCTTATGCATGCAAGGCTTTTTGCACGAAGGCGCTGTTACAGATTTTGAAGAGAGAAGGGATGTGTATTGACGTTGTATCCGGAGGGGAACTCTATACAGCGATGGCAGTAGGATATCCGGCGGAAAAGATTGAATTTAACGGAAATAATAAATTACGCAGTGAAATTGAAATGGCAGTTGACTATGGAATCGGAAGAATCATTATCGACGGACTTCATGAATTGGCATTAATTGATGAAGTGTGCAAAGAAAAGCAGAAAAAGATGAAGGTGCTGTATCGAATCACACCGGGTGTAAAAAGTGATTCACATGACTATATTGTAACTGGAAAAAAAGACTCTAAATTTGGGATCCCATTGGATGATGAGGTGATCTATCCGGCGATTCAGGAAGCAATACAATGTGAATCTGTTGATTTCCTGGGATTTCACTTTCATGTAGGATCTCAAATTTTAGATAATCAGTCTCATTTAGCGGCACTCGAGACATTGCTAAACCTTGTAAAGGGAACAAAAGAAAAATTTGGATACGAAATAAGTGAGCTGAACATTGGCGGCGGCTATGCGATTTGTTACACAGATCAAAACCCAGAAAGGTATGCATATTATCTTGATCCAATGATGAAACGGATTGAGGAATTTTCTAAAGCAAACGGAATGAATCGACCGGCGGTCGTTATTGAACCGGGTAGAAGTGTTGTCGGAGAAGCCGGCATCATGCTTTATACCATTGGAGAAATTAAAGACATAAAAGGTATCCGGAAATATGTATCTGTAGACGGAGGTATGACTGATAATATTCGCCCTGCGCTCTATCAGGCGGAATATGATGGCGTAATTGCGAATAAGGCAGAAGAAACCAAAGATGACTTAGTCACAATTTGTGGGAAATGCTGTGAGTCAGGAGATATTTTGATTCGAGATATTAAAATGCCTGTAGCGAAAAAAGGTGATATTCTGGCGGTCTTTTCTACCGGTGCATATGGTTATTCCATGGCTTCCAATTATAATAAAAATCCAATACCAGCTGTTGTCTTAGTAAAAGATGGGAAGAGTCAGTTGATTGTAAAAAGACAGTCTTATGAAGATATGATACAAAATGAATTGTCTTTGGAAGATTAA
- a CDS encoding serine hydrolase, protein MLKEYIENKLEKLQGKTGVYYKNLKTQEELLIAENDLFLSASVIKLWVMGEAFHQIEQGILSKDTMIILKDSDKVPSGLVEDYARQARTGSLSEDMFPESGVLNLLHTGTELTIEDLYRLMITVSDNTATNILIDILGMEKINAFISSLGMEKTKLNRILFDTSPQGKNLENVISLKETGMFFEKIYKGELISRQASEEMSAILQNQQFNYKIPFFLPRIPIGHKTGEDNGITNDAGIIYSEIPFVLCFASNDTEVCFADRVCQEIAKKAYDYTIC, encoded by the coding sequence ATGTTGAAAGAATATATTGAAAATAAATTAGAAAAATTACAAGGCAAGACAGGTGTTTACTATAAAAATTTGAAGACACAGGAAGAGTTGCTGATTGCAGAAAATGATTTATTCTTGTCTGCCAGCGTGATAAAGCTATGGGTGATGGGAGAAGCTTTTCATCAAATTGAGCAGGGCATTCTATCAAAAGATACAATGATTATTTTAAAAGATTCAGATAAAGTGCCGTCAGGATTGGTAGAAGATTACGCAAGACAAGCAAGAACGGGATCTCTTTCAGAGGATATGTTCCCGGAAAGCGGCGTATTGAATTTGCTTCATACAGGAACAGAACTGACGATAGAAGATTTGTATCGGCTTATGATTACCGTAAGCGATAATACGGCAACAAATATTTTAATTGATATATTGGGAATGGAAAAAATAAATGCATTTATTTCTTCACTGGGGATGGAAAAGACAAAGCTGAATCGCATTCTTTTTGATACATCACCTCAAGGAAAGAATTTAGAGAATGTGATATCGCTAAAGGAGACGGGGATGTTTTTTGAAAAAATTTATAAGGGAGAGCTAATTTCAAGACAAGCAAGCGAAGAGATGTCTGCAATCTTGCAAAATCAGCAATTCAATTATAAAATTCCTTTTTTTCTTCCTCGTATTCCGATTGGCCACAAAACCGGAGAGGATAATGGGATTACAAATGATGCAGGAATTATTTACAGTGAAATTCCATTTGTTTTATGCTTTGCATCCAACGATACGGAAGTGTGTTTTGCTGATAGAGTCTGTCAGGAGATTGCAAAGAAAGCATACGATTACACCATTTGTTAA
- a CDS encoding Na+/H+ antiporter NhaC family protein produces the protein MESISVGWLSILPPVVAIILALLTKEVISSLLVGILIGAATYSYTVGTGFVGIFTTTFTLMGDSLAGNITNVIFLSLLGALVVQVTVAGGAQAYGVWAATKIKSRVMSQLATALLGVIIFIDDYFNCLAVGTIMKPITDKYQVSRVKLAYFIDSTAAPICIIAPVSSWVAAVGSSLGASGVFDSDMAAFLATIPFNLYALLTIAMVIVLATTNVGFGPMRKFERLAEEGNLASTENDAEMGVKICEKGKVMDLVIPILSLIIFSVLGMLYTGGLFTGESSSVQEAFGNCNSSLSLVLGSFAALVVAFVMYLPRKLMTFNEFFEGVTQGAKNMVMPNIILTLAWTIGAVCRQLLSTGQFVGHMVEVSHFPLAFLPILIFVVSSALAFATGTAWGTFGILIPIVIIVLEPSMATQPNLMTVSLAAVLGGSIFGDHCSPISDTTIMSSTGAACVHLDHVSTQIPYALTTASCCIIGYIAAALSNYSVVVTLLAGFGSLFLELFLFNKYFGNGKVKA, from the coding sequence ATGGAAAGTATCAGTGTTGGCTGGCTGTCAATTTTGCCGCCAGTTGTTGCGATTATTTTGGCCTTGCTTACAAAAGAAGTGATATCTTCACTTTTGGTAGGTATTCTAATTGGTGCAGCGACGTATTCTTATACCGTCGGAACTGGATTTGTCGGGATTTTTACGACAACATTTACTCTTATGGGAGACTCATTAGCAGGAAACATTACAAATGTTATTTTCTTAAGTTTACTTGGTGCCCTGGTCGTGCAGGTTACGGTGGCAGGAGGTGCACAAGCTTACGGTGTATGGGCTGCGACCAAGATAAAGTCAAGGGTGATGTCGCAGCTTGCAACAGCCTTACTGGGCGTTATTATTTTTATTGATGACTATTTTAACTGTCTTGCTGTAGGGACAATTATGAAACCGATCACCGATAAATATCAAGTATCCAGAGTAAAATTAGCCTACTTTATAGATTCTACAGCAGCGCCAATCTGTATTATCGCCCCGGTGTCAAGCTGGGTTGCTGCAGTAGGGTCCAGCTTGGGTGCATCTGGTGTATTTGATAGTGATATGGCTGCATTTTTAGCAACAATTCCTTTTAATTTGTATGCACTCCTTACCATTGCAATGGTAATTGTTCTTGCGACAACAAATGTAGGATTTGGACCTATGCGGAAATTTGAAAGGCTGGCAGAGGAAGGGAATTTGGCTTCCACAGAAAATGACGCAGAGATGGGTGTAAAAATTTGTGAAAAAGGAAAGGTTATGGACCTTGTAATCCCAATCTTGAGTTTAATAATATTTTCTGTCTTGGGGATGCTTTATACAGGAGGGCTCTTTACTGGTGAGAGTAGTTCTGTTCAGGAAGCGTTCGGAAATTGTAATTCCTCTCTTTCTTTAGTTTTAGGAAGCTTTGCAGCTTTAGTTGTTGCGTTCGTTATGTATCTACCAAGAAAGCTGATGACCTTTAATGAGTTTTTTGAAGGTGTGACTCAGGGGGCGAAAAATATGGTTATGCCGAATATTATCTTGACGTTGGCATGGACCATCGGAGCCGTATGTCGCCAGCTGCTTTCTACGGGCCAATTCGTAGGACATATGGTAGAAGTAAGCCATTTTCCGCTGGCCTTCCTTCCAATTTTAATTTTCGTTGTCTCTTCGGCGTTGGCTTTTGCGACTGGAACTGCATGGGGAACGTTCGGAATTCTCATTCCAATTGTTATTATTGTTTTAGAACCTTCTATGGCGACGCAACCGAATTTAATGACTGTATCCCTTGCCGCAGTTCTCGGCGGATCTATATTTGGGGATCACTGTTCGCCGATTTCCGATACTACAATTATGTCCTCAACAGGAGCTGCTTGTGTGCATTTGGATCATGTATCGACACAGATTCCATATGCACTGACAACAGCAAGTTGCTGCATCATCGGATATATTGCAGCGGCACTATCAAACTACAGTGTTGTTGTGACTCTGCTAGCGGGATTTGGTTCTCTTTTCCTAGAACTGTTTCTTTTTAACAAATATTTTGGTAATGGAAAAGTAAAAGCTTAA